One Sphingobacteruim zhuxiongii DNA window includes the following coding sequences:
- the dnaK gene encoding molecular chaperone DnaK, translating into MSKIIGIDLGTTNSCVAVMEGNEPVVIANNEGKRTTPSIVAFVDGGERKVGDPAKRQAITNPHKTVYSIKRFMGTSYDEAKNEISHVPYKVVKGDNNTPRVEIDDRKYTPQEISAMILQKMKKTAEDYLGQEVSRAVITVPAYFNDAQRQATKEAGEIAGLKVERIINEPTAAALAYGLDKANKDMKIAVFDCGGGTHDVSVLELGDGVFEVKSTDGDTHLGGDDFDNAIINWLAAEFADENNGFELKKDAMALQRLKEAAEKAKIELSSTTSTEINLPYITADATGPKHLVRNLSRAKFESLVAPLIERTIEPCRTALKNAGFSTSDIDEVILVGGSTRIPAIQDAVKKFFGKEPSKGVNPDEVVALGAAIQGGVLTGEVKDVLLLDVTPLSLGIETMGGVMTKLIESNTTIPTRKSETFSTASDNQPSVEIHVLQGERPMAGQNRTLGRFQLTDIPAAPRGIPQIEVVFDIDANGIIKVSAIDKATGKEQNIRIEASSGLSDEEVKRMKQEAEANAEADKKVKEEVDKLNAADALVFSTEKQLKEYGEKISADKKAPIEAGLEKLKTAHAAKNFEEIETASTELQNAWNAASEEMYAASQQGAGQEQAQGQDNAGQQANNGGKQGGADDVQDVDFEEVK; encoded by the coding sequence ATGTGTTGCTGTAATGGAAGGTAACGAACCGGTAGTTATTGCAAACAATGAAGGGAAACGTACTACGCCTTCGATTGTGGCATTTGTAGATGGTGGCGAACGTAAGGTTGGTGACCCTGCAAAGCGTCAAGCTATCACTAATCCTCACAAAACGGTATATTCCATTAAACGTTTTATGGGTACCTCATACGACGAGGCAAAAAATGAAATTTCACATGTACCATACAAAGTGGTAAAGGGCGACAACAATACACCTCGTGTAGAAATTGACGACCGTAAATATACTCCACAAGAGATTTCTGCTATGATTCTTCAAAAAATGAAGAAAACAGCAGAAGATTACTTAGGACAAGAAGTATCACGTGCAGTAATTACAGTTCCGGCATATTTTAACGATGCGCAACGTCAAGCAACAAAAGAAGCTGGTGAAATCGCTGGTTTAAAAGTAGAACGTATCATTAACGAACCTACCGCAGCAGCGCTTGCATATGGTCTTGACAAAGCAAACAAAGACATGAAAATTGCGGTGTTCGACTGTGGTGGTGGTACACATGACGTTTCAGTATTAGAATTAGGTGACGGTGTATTTGAAGTTAAATCTACTGACGGTGATACTCACTTAGGTGGTGATGACTTTGACAACGCAATCATCAACTGGTTAGCGGCGGAATTTGCTGATGAAAACAATGGCTTCGAATTGAAGAAAGATGCGATGGCATTGCAACGTTTGAAAGAAGCAGCTGAGAAAGCGAAAATTGAGTTATCAAGCACAACGTCAACAGAGATCAACTTACCATACATCACTGCTGATGCGACAGGTCCAAAACACTTAGTACGCAATTTATCACGTGCAAAATTTGAAAGCTTAGTAGCGCCTCTAATTGAACGTACAATCGAGCCTTGTCGTACAGCATTAAAGAACGCAGGTTTCAGTACTTCGGATATTGATGAAGTAATCTTAGTAGGTGGTTCTACTCGTATCCCTGCTATTCAAGATGCGGTTAAGAAGTTCTTCGGAAAAGAGCCTTCAAAAGGAGTTAACCCAGATGAGGTTGTTGCATTAGGTGCTGCAATCCAAGGAGGTGTCTTAACAGGAGAAGTGAAAGATGTATTATTATTAGACGTTACTCCACTTTCTTTAGGTATCGAAACTATGGGTGGTGTTATGACTAAATTAATTGAATCAAACACAACGATCCCTACACGTAAGTCTGAGACTTTCTCGACAGCGTCAGACAACCAACCTTCTGTAGAGATTCACGTATTGCAAGGTGAACGCCCAATGGCTGGACAAAACCGTACATTAGGACGTTTCCAATTGACAGATATTCCTGCTGCTCCACGTGGTATCCCTCAAATCGAAGTAGTATTCGACATCGATGCGAACGGTATCATTAAAGTATCGGCAATTGATAAAGCAACTGGAAAAGAACAAAATATCCGTATTGAAGCTTCATCAGGTCTATCTGACGAAGAAGTAAAACGCATGAAACAAGAAGCAGAAGCAAACGCTGAAGCAGACAAAAAAGTAAAAGAAGAAGTTGATAAGTTAAATGCTGCAGATGCATTAGTTTTTTCTACGGAGAAACAACTGAAAGAATACGGTGAAAAGATTTCAGCAGATAAGAAAGCGCCAATTGAAGCAGGTTTAGAGAAATTAAAAACTGCTCATGCTGCTAAAAACTTTGAGGAAATCGAAACAGCATCAACTGAGTTACAAAACGCTTGGAATGCTGCATCTGAAGAAATGTATGCTGCATCACAACAAGGCGCAGGACAAGAGCAAGCACAAGGTCAAGATAACGCAGGACAACAAGCCAATAATGGTGGAAAACAAGGCGGTGCAGACGATGTGCAAGATGTAGACTTCGAAGAAGTAAAATAA